One window of Longimicrobium sp. genomic DNA carries:
- a CDS encoding LrgB family protein, whose protein sequence is MPDAAAIVLSLAATLGVYAAARAFQRRIGSVVLHPVLVSIIVLIVALRMLGIEYEDYDRGGRVLTFLLGPAVVALGLPLHRQMEEIGRKRNAVLLTILVGSVAGALTATVTAALLGASDEVIRSLIPRSVTTPIAIGIAGRVGGLPALSAAVSILTGVLGAVIGPPLLRALGIRSPTAFGLALGAAAHGVGTARAAEEGDVEAASAALAIGLMGVFTAVLAPLAIGVLLRLGWLN, encoded by the coding sequence ATGCCTGACGCGGCCGCGATCGTCCTCTCCCTCGCCGCCACGCTCGGGGTCTACGCCGCGGCGCGAGCTTTCCAGCGGCGGATCGGCTCCGTGGTCCTGCACCCGGTGCTGGTCTCGATCATCGTGCTGATCGTCGCGCTCAGGATGCTCGGCATCGAATACGAGGACTACGACCGCGGCGGGCGCGTGCTGACGTTCCTGCTGGGGCCGGCCGTGGTGGCGCTCGGACTCCCGCTGCATCGGCAGATGGAGGAGATCGGACGCAAGCGCAACGCGGTGCTGCTCACGATCCTCGTCGGCAGCGTGGCCGGGGCGCTGACGGCCACGGTGACAGCCGCGCTACTCGGCGCCTCGGACGAAGTGATCCGCTCGCTCATCCCACGCTCCGTGACGACACCCATCGCCATCGGCATCGCGGGGCGGGTGGGCGGCCTGCCCGCGCTGTCCGCGGCCGTGTCCATCCTCACCGGCGTTCTGGGCGCGGTGATCGGCCCGCCGCTGCTGCGGGCACTCGGCATCCGCAGCCCCACCGCGTTCGGCCTGGCACTCGGCGCGGCGGCGCATGGCGTGGGCACCGCCCGCGCCGCGGAGGAGGGCGACGTGGAGGCGGCGAGCGCGGCCCTCGCCATCGGCCTGATGGGCGTATTCACCGCCGTCCTCGCGCCGCTCGCAATCGGGGTCCTGCTGCGCCTCGGCTGGCTGAACTGA
- a CDS encoding VCBS repeat-containing protein, translating to MMDAHPYLPRCLAAATLILSAACGDAGQPPLQADAHPGLNTGGHLFADVTETHLPATPGSSMDAQAFDADGDGDLDLLIAKEFQRNVLLLNDGTGRMAVAPAGTLPGSAYDSEDVAVADFDRDGDLDAAIAGEDDQNSELYLNGGGGTFADASGRLPARGTAQSVAAADLDGDGDADLVFGNHGQNFVFINGGGHFSDQTHARLPAVADLTQDVEVGDVDGDGDPDLVFGNVDDNRLLLNDGRGFFADAPGRIPLRAGIEETREADLGDVDGDGDLDLYFANVAFVAGADPQDRLLINDGRGFFSDATAPRIGRETAHTPEADFVDVDRDGDLDVVTANFRDTKAWRVMLNDGAGFFKEATGTVLPSGLDGEGVDVEAADFNGDGLVDLYLSSYVGRDRLVFGRQ from the coding sequence ATGATGGACGCACACCCGTACCTCCCCCGCTGCCTTGCCGCCGCGACGCTCATCCTGTCGGCCGCGTGCGGAGACGCAGGCCAGCCCCCGCTGCAAGCCGACGCGCACCCCGGCCTGAACACGGGCGGCCACCTGTTCGCGGACGTCACCGAAACCCACCTCCCCGCTACGCCCGGCAGCAGCATGGACGCGCAGGCGTTCGACGCTGACGGGGACGGCGACCTGGACCTGTTGATCGCAAAGGAGTTCCAGCGCAACGTGCTGCTGCTCAACGACGGCACGGGGCGGATGGCCGTGGCCCCGGCCGGGACCCTCCCCGGGAGCGCGTACGACAGCGAAGACGTGGCCGTGGCCGACTTCGATCGCGACGGCGACCTGGATGCCGCCATCGCGGGCGAGGACGACCAGAACAGCGAGCTGTACCTGAACGGCGGCGGCGGGACCTTCGCCGACGCGAGCGGACGGCTCCCCGCGCGCGGCACCGCCCAGTCCGTCGCCGCGGCGGACCTGGATGGCGACGGCGACGCCGACCTGGTGTTCGGCAACCACGGGCAGAACTTCGTGTTCATCAACGGCGGCGGGCACTTCAGCGACCAGACGCACGCGCGGCTGCCCGCCGTCGCCGACCTGACGCAGGACGTGGAGGTGGGCGACGTGGATGGCGACGGCGACCCGGACCTGGTGTTCGGCAATGTCGACGACAACCGCCTGCTGCTGAACGACGGTCGCGGCTTCTTCGCCGACGCGCCGGGCCGCATTCCGCTGCGCGCCGGCATCGAAGAGACGCGCGAGGCCGACCTGGGCGACGTGGATGGCGACGGCGACCTGGACCTGTACTTCGCCAACGTGGCGTTCGTCGCCGGGGCAGACCCGCAGGATCGGCTGCTGATCAACGACGGCCGCGGCTTCTTTTCCGACGCCACCGCCCCCCGCATCGGGCGGGAGACGGCGCACACCCCCGAGGCGGATTTCGTGGACGTGGACCGCGACGGCGACCTGGACGTGGTGACCGCCAACTTCCGCGACACCAAGGCCTGGCGCGTGATGCTGAACGACGGCGCAGGCTTCTTCAAGGAAGCGACCGGGACCGTCCTCCCCTCTGGCCTGGACGGCGAAGGCGTCGACGTGGAAGCCGCCGACTTCAACGGCGACGGCCTGGTGGACCTGTACCTTTCCAGCTACGTAGGACGCGACCGGCTCGTCTTCGGGCGGCAGTGA
- a CDS encoding CidA/LrgA family protein, with the protein MWRYPLSFLVLLAFLFAGDALAHAARLPLPGSVLGMLLLAGSLRLGWIRPALVQPAAELLIRHMALLFVPAGVGLMTYFGLLGREWLPVVAASIVSTVTVMAVVGWMQQRLERDA; encoded by the coding sequence ATGTGGCGCTATCCGCTGAGCTTTCTGGTCCTGCTCGCGTTCCTGTTCGCGGGAGACGCGCTGGCCCACGCCGCGCGCCTGCCGCTGCCTGGGAGCGTGCTCGGCATGCTGCTGTTGGCGGGCAGCCTGCGCCTGGGATGGATCAGGCCGGCGCTCGTGCAGCCCGCCGCCGAGCTGCTGATCCGCCACATGGCGCTGCTGTTCGTGCCCGCGGGCGTGGGGCTGATGACGTACTTCGGCCTGCTCGGGCGGGAGTGGCTGCCCGTCGTCGCCGCCAGCATCGTCAGTACCGTCACTGTGATGGCGGTGGTGGGATGGATGCAGCAGCGGCTGGAACGCGATGCCTGA
- a CDS encoding NYN domain-containing protein, whose protein sequence is MAKRVAFLVDGFNVYYSLRDVEKLSKAKVKWLDLRKLLSDHLQPIREALGERVEVSVVHYFFAYAYHQTPYDAEVVNRHATYVEALETTGIRVVLSKFKAKDVACSKCGHQWKRHEEKQTDVALGVKLMDSFARDERDAVVLVSGDTDLIPAIQMTRALFPQRKIGVAFPFLRHNTELEAAADFSFKITQKALQRAQFPLTIPLANGVILEKPGSW, encoded by the coding sequence ATGGCGAAACGGGTCGCGTTTCTCGTGGACGGCTTCAATGTGTACTACTCCCTGCGGGATGTAGAGAAGCTGTCGAAGGCGAAAGTCAAATGGCTCGATCTCAGGAAGCTGCTCTCGGATCACCTGCAGCCCATTCGAGAGGCGCTCGGTGAGCGAGTCGAAGTGTCCGTCGTCCACTACTTCTTCGCGTACGCTTACCACCAGACCCCCTACGACGCCGAGGTCGTAAACCGCCACGCCACGTACGTCGAGGCCCTTGAGACTACCGGGATCCGCGTGGTGCTTTCTAAGTTCAAAGCGAAGGACGTCGCCTGCTCGAAGTGCGGCCATCAATGGAAGCGGCACGAGGAGAAGCAGACCGATGTTGCGCTGGGGGTAAAGCTGATGGACTCCTTTGCACGAGATGAACGAGACGCCGTCGTGTTGGTTTCTGGGGATACCGACCTGATCCCTGCAATCCAGATGACGCGCGCGCTTTTTCCACAGCGGAAGATAGGGGTTGCTTTCCCTTTCCTGCGGCACAACACGGAGTTGGAGGCAGCCGCGGACTTCTCGTTCAAGATCACCCAGAAGGCGCTGCAGCGAGCGCAGTTCCCACTGACGATACCGCTGGCGAATGGAGTGATCCTGGAGAAGCCAGGTTCCTGGTGA
- a CDS encoding M23 family metallopeptidase, translated as MKRPLGLLAVALFASACGDQSPTATSDPESALAMKTVRDEAAGVSIAVPTHWRVVQDPVLFNTYGFALFDPAGPQQNGHERSPVARIALAYEARPEQIGELVSALMAKYPQFPLTRTEVAVGQGLRGVAVSGLPGTDPYTLVYVADGERVYRIGLWTEQPGLDERALGVLRDVRLQAPRKPIASLGLVPVRQAMRAVPDAAQLAMNEQMRAERVAMVAEQGGEPRLSAAPAPQVSAAACEFGQPSGFFWQTVWDATNKFYSGYTTTYSGTYYNMRPGDPGWSAMSGNYGSWWGQGYHVRKCEPYLLNQYYANDWPAHKNANVYSAIKGTVEWAGWDYYDSEGYYTLGNYVVVRNGSYRALMAHLTSVASGITWGATVGMNTIIGYAGKTGGPWDEHVHSRVAYGESLTYNGQPYGGNTVWPNRL; from the coding sequence ATGAAACGTCCGCTCGGCCTCCTCGCGGTGGCGCTGTTCGCGTCCGCCTGCGGGGACCAATCGCCCACCGCCACCAGCGATCCCGAATCCGCCCTCGCGATGAAGACCGTCCGCGACGAGGCCGCGGGCGTGTCCATCGCCGTGCCCACGCACTGGCGGGTGGTGCAGGACCCGGTGCTCTTCAACACTTACGGATTCGCGCTCTTCGATCCGGCCGGCCCCCAGCAGAACGGGCACGAGCGGTCGCCCGTGGCGCGCATCGCCCTGGCGTACGAGGCCCGGCCGGAGCAGATCGGCGAGCTGGTGAGCGCGCTGATGGCGAAGTATCCGCAGTTTCCGCTGACGCGCACCGAGGTGGCCGTGGGCCAGGGGCTGCGCGGCGTGGCGGTGAGCGGGCTGCCGGGGACGGACCCGTATACCCTGGTCTACGTGGCCGATGGTGAGCGCGTGTACCGCATCGGGCTGTGGACGGAGCAGCCGGGGCTGGACGAGCGCGCCCTGGGAGTGCTGCGCGACGTGAGGCTGCAGGCGCCGCGCAAGCCGATCGCGTCCCTGGGCCTCGTCCCGGTGCGCCAGGCCATGCGCGCGGTGCCGGATGCCGCGCAGCTTGCGATGAACGAGCAGATGCGGGCGGAGCGCGTGGCGATGGTGGCGGAGCAGGGCGGCGAACCGCGGCTTTCCGCCGCGCCCGCGCCGCAGGTGAGCGCCGCCGCGTGCGAGTTCGGGCAGCCGAGCGGGTTCTTCTGGCAGACGGTGTGGGACGCCACGAACAAGTTCTACAGCGGCTACACGACGACGTATTCCGGCACCTACTACAACATGCGGCCGGGGGATCCGGGGTGGAGCGCCATGAGCGGCAACTATGGCAGCTGGTGGGGACAAGGCTACCACGTCCGCAAGTGCGAGCCGTACCTGCTGAACCAGTACTACGCGAACGACTGGCCGGCGCACAAGAACGCCAACGTATATTCCGCCATCAAGGGCACGGTCGAGTGGGCCGGGTGGGACTACTACGACAGCGAAGGCTACTACACGCTGGGCAACTACGTGGTGGTGCGGAACGGAAGCTATCGCGCGCTGATGGCGCACCTGACCAGCGTGGCGTCGGGGATCACCTGGGGCGCCACCGTGGGAATGAACACCATCATCGGATACGCGGGGAAGACGGGCGGGCCCTGGGACGAGCACGTGCACTCGCGCGTGGCGTACGGCGAGTCGCTGACCTACAACGGACAGCCGTACGGCGGCAACACAGTGTGGCCCAACCGCCTG